The following proteins are encoded in a genomic region of Gossypium hirsutum isolate 1008001.06 chromosome D05, Gossypium_hirsutum_v2.1, whole genome shotgun sequence:
- the LOC107900689 gene encoding transcription factor bHLH145 — protein MGEGCGSWFPLAWQSHNMNPLAAPPPLGQQNANPLFINSGTKMVSTRGTLPVYGYHDLPHLRIGQVNEPQGWFHCSPRFQQVFAPSSNTFLKEQLPANPYENLTENIVPKAGSGCPQKRFLVFDQSGGQTTLIFSSAFGTPIKCSSLGPNLPFGCNLNKEDPMATVNPNLHPGPISKDVFDDNETDVQSEMHEDTEELNALLYSDDDSDYTEDEEVTSTGHSPSTMTAHCEQFEGGAEGVASSSGLTKKRKLLDGSNDDTPLLMDNTSSLNHCRCSEQEDDADSSFANGQNLRSDGMHLSSGNKRMRMDKIRETVSVLQSLIPGVEGKDAIVVLDEAIDYLKSLKRKAETLGLSSP, from the coding sequence ATGGGAGAAGGCTGTGGATCCTGGTTTCCTTTGGCTTGGCAATCACACAACATGAATCCTTTGGCCGCTCCACCTCCTTTGGGGCAGCAAAATGCTAATCCTCTGTTCATAAACTCTGGCACTAAGATGGTCTCCACCAGGGGGACTTTGCCGGTTTATGGATATCATGATTTACCTCACTTGCGGATTGGCCAAGTTAATGAACCCCAGGGCTGGTTTCACTGTTCACCACGCTTTCAACAGGTCTTTGCACCTTCTTCAAACACTTTTTTGAAAGAGCAACTCCCAGCTAACCCTTATGAGAATCTTACGGAAAACATTGTCCCAAAGGCAGGATCTGGGTGTCCTCAGAAGAGATTCCTTGTTTTTGACCAATCTGGTGGTCAAACTACCCTGATCTTTAGTTCTGCTTTTGGGACTCCTATCAAGTGCAGTTCTTTGGGTCCCAATTTGCCTTTTGGTTGTAACTTGAATAAGGAGGATCCCATGGCTACAGTGAACCCGAATCTTCACCCTGGACCAATATCTAAAGATGTATTTGATGACAATGAGACTGACGTGCAAAGTGAAATGCATGAGGACACTGAAGAACTCAATGCTCTGCTTTACTCTGATGATGATAGTGATTATACGGAGGATGAAGAAGTGACAAGCACGGGTCACTCTCCTAGCACAATGACAGCTCACTGTGAGCAATTTGAGGGAGGTGCTGAAGGGGTTGCTAGCTCGAGTGGTCTAACCAAAAAGCGAAAACTGCTCGATGGCAGTAATGATGATACGCCATTGCTTATGGACAATACTAGTTCGTTGAATCATTGCAGATGTTCCGAGCAAGAGGATGATGCAGATTCCAGTTTTGCCAATGGCCAAAATCTAAGATCCGATGGTATGCATTTATCTTCAGGCAACAAGAGAATGAGAATGGATAAAATTCGTGAGACTGTGAGTGTATTACAAAGCTTAATTCCTGGTGTAGAGGGCAAGGATGCAATCGTGGTTCTTGACGAAGCCATTGATTACTTAAAATCCCTGAAACGCAAAGCAGAAACCTTGGGACTTAGTAGTCCATGA
- the LOC107900707 gene encoding serine/threonine-protein kinase-like protein At1g28390: protein MGYLSTCNAESAIAVCDPYNCGFHRRKKPHKTKNNGEIREFAYADLVSATSGFSSGKFLGKGSHGSVYRAVLDNGKLIAAVKKTKMNCNIPADNEIEILSRVYHPRLVNLIGYSSDTLCWHMRVRFALQVAKAVRALHSSNPPVIHRDIKSSNVLIDQNWNARLGDFGLALRGHVEDVRFNCTPPAGTLGYLDPAYLEPADVSTKSDVFSYGILLLEIISGRRAIDMNHSPSSVVDWAVPLIGAGDFAAICDVRVGSPKDKEVVRSLMALAARCVRSDAGERPGIVEVVECLTAVRKRVHARPVWSNRWRCVKGVDKSLVRNSRKVSSVTSVVDHDVEATSDRMARTKLITEASVASVVVDTGPDEIELDDDHMALVRGNRGVETKTPLMKLRKSRSMGFLQSPRPMNQNSKNYVSGIVKRRNLSEFDMSKLGIGFDDEKSERKTSEKALVLSQINV, encoded by the exons ATGGGTTACCTCTCTACTTGCAATGCTGAGTCCGCCATTGCTGTCTGCGACCCTTACAACTGTGGTTTTCATCGCAGAAAGAAACCCCACAAAACCAAAAACAATGGCGAAATCAGGGAGTTTGCTTACGCTGATCTCGTTTCCGCTACCAGTGGTTTCTCTTCCGGCAAGTTCCTCGGTAAAGGCAGTCACGGATCTGTCTACAGAGCTGTTCTCGATAATGGCAAGTTAATCGCCGCTGTTAAAAAAACGAAGATGAACTGTAACATTCCGGCGGACAACGAGATTGAGATTCTCTCCCGAGTTTATCATCCTCGTCTCGTCAATCTCATTGGCTACAGCTCCGATACCCTTT GTTGGCACATGCGCGTTCGGTTCGCTTTACAGGTTGCGAAAGCGGTTCGGGCTTTACATTCGAGTAACCCGCCGGTGATCCACAGGGATATAAAATCCTCCAATGTTTTGATCGATCAAAACTGGAACGCCAGGTTGGGTGATTTCGGGCTTGCTTTAAGAGGACACGTGGAGGATGTACGGTTCAACTGCACGCCACCGGCGGGGACATTAGGGTACCTCGACCCGGCTTATTTGGAGCCGGCTGACGTCAGCACTAAAAGTGACGTATTCAGCTACGGCATTTTGTTACTGGAGATTATTAGCGGAAGACGTGCCATTGACATGAATCATAGTCCGTCGTCCGTCGTTGACTGGGCGGTTCCGCTGATCGGGGCCGGAGATTTCGCCGCGATTTGTGACGTCCGCGTCGGTTCTCCGAAGGATAAGGAGGTGGTGAGGAGTTTGATGGCGTTGGCTGCTAGGTGCGTGAGGTCTGATGCGGGGGAACGCCCCGGGATAGTCGAGGTGGTAGAGTGTTTGACGGCGGTGAGGAAGAGAGTTCATGCGAGACCTGTTTGGAGTAATCGATGGCGGTGCGTGAAAGGCGTGGATAAGTCATTGGTGAGGAACAGCCGGAAAGTATCGAGTGTGACGAGTGTAGTCGATCACGACGTTGAAGCTACCAGTGATCGGATGGCGAGAACCAAATTGATCACGGAGGCATCAGTGGCGTCGGTGGTGGTAGACACGGGCCCCGATGAGATCGAGTTGGACGATGATCACATGGCGTTGGTAAGAGGAAACCGTGGAGTAGAGACGAAAACGCCATTAATGAAGCTGAGGAAGTCGAGATCCATGGGATTTCTGCAAAGTCCGAGACCAATGAACCAAAACAGCAAAAATTACGTATCTGGAATCGTGAAACGAAGGAATTTGAGTGAATTCGATATGTCAAAATTGGGTATTGGATTTGATGATGAGAAATCCGAAAGAAAAACATCGGAAAAGGCATTAGTTTTGTCTCAGATTAACgtttga